From Dehalococcoidales bacterium:
GTTGGTAAAGCGACCGAAGATACTCTGCTGTACCCGGCGTACCTGCCCGGTGCCGCTGCAATTAGGACACTGCACAGGCGGACTGTCCGGCGGGTAGCCGGTACCCTGGCATTGCGAGCAATGCTCGGTGCGGGAGATATTTATCTCTTTTTCAACACCGAAAACCGCTTCTTCAAAGCTGATGGTAGTCTTATAGTGAAGGTCAGTACCCGGCTGCGGCTGCTGGCGGGTAGCCGTAGTGGCTCCACCGAAGAAAGCATCAAAGATATCACCAAAGCCGCCGAAGCCAAAGCCATCACTCCCTCCGCTGAAGAACCCCTGGCTGCCACCATGCCCGAAACGGTCATAGGCGGCCCGCTTTTCGGAGTCGGAGAGCACTTCGTAGGCTTCGTTTACTTCCTTGAACTTCTCCTCGGCCCCGTTCTCCGGGTTACGGTCGGGATGATATTTGAAGGCGAGCTTACGAAAAGCGCTCTTTATTTTTTCATCGGTGGCATTTCGGTCAATACCGAGGACTTCATAATAGTCCCGTTTCGTTGCCATAGTTATTCGTTAAACCCTATCCCCTTTTCGCATATTATCATTGCGAGACCATTCCGATTTATCAGGAGGCTTCAGCCCGAGTTCAGCGTTCGACTGAGCTCACGCCGAAGTCCCGAGGGCGAAGCAATCCGGCTGGGGTATGTTTGTGCCCCTCCCCTCACGGATTGCTTCGTCGCGGAGTTTACACTGAGCGAAGTGAACGTGCTCCTCGCAATG
This genomic window contains:
- the dnaJ gene encoding molecular chaperone DnaJ, whose translation is MATKRDYYEVLGIDRNATDEKIKSAFRKLAFKYHPDRNPENGAEEKFKEVNEAYEVLSDSEKRAAYDRFGHGGSQGFFSGGSDGFGFGGFGDIFDAFFGGATTATRQQPQPGTDLHYKTTISFEEAVFGVEKEINISRTEHCSQCQGTGYPPDSPPVQCPNCSGTGQVRRVQQSIFGRFTNIATCPRCQGEGRIITDSCPQCRGTGKEKHERNITVKIPAGIEDGSRIRLTGEGNAGARGGPPGNLYLSLSVKPHELFTRAGNDILYELPINFAQAALGDEVDVPTLEGDVKLKILAGSQTGQVFRLKNKGVPHLYERGRGSQLVTIVISTPDSLTREQRQLFEKLGKTLGPPKRRK